A genomic region of uncultured Paludibaculum sp. contains the following coding sequences:
- a CDS encoding DUF6788 family protein, which yields MYGPFLEPRGPQAARLRKRKADLLDRFPVPADLLPGSLAESHMRCGKPGCHCSNPNDPGHSFWTLTYMVRAKKHTLHIPKDLVDEVRLRVQAGREFQDAVREILAANAELLKLSRQQKRSRS from the coding sequence ATGTACGGCCCCTTCCTCGAACCCCGCGGCCCTCAGGCGGCCCGCCTCCGCAAGCGCAAAGCCGACTTGCTCGACCGCTTCCCCGTTCCTGCCGATTTGCTGCCCGGCTCGCTCGCTGAAAGCCATATGCGCTGCGGCAAGCCCGGCTGCCACTGCTCTAACCCCAATGACCCCGGTCATTCGTTCTGGACCCTCACCTACATGGTTCGGGCCAAGAAGCACACCCTCCACATCCCCAAGGACCTCGTCGACGAAGTCCGTCTCCGCGTCCAGGCTGGCCGCGAGTTCCAGGACGCCGTCCGCGAGATCCTGGCTGCCAACGCCGAGCTTCTGAAACTTTCAAGACAACAAAAGCGCTCACGGTCATGA
- a CDS encoding acetyl-CoA carboxylase carboxyltransferase subunit alpha, giving the protein MSDSSQARISDIEREISQLQLTSTGAQAQLADLEAELKALRGEQGVNVAWQRVQLARHPKRPHALDYINRLVPDFTEIHGDRFYGEDAAIVAGFGTMLGGHAVMMVGLQKGRDTKQKLIRNFGMPKPEGYRKAMRAMAMASKFRRPIITFLDTPGAYPGIDAEERGQAEAIAYNLREMTRLESPIIVVVIGEGGSGGALALGVGNRVFMLENAVYSVISPESCAAIIYRDSTKGALASAALKITASDLVRQGLIDGIIPEPNGGAQDDYDRAAQYLHQTLVAAIDELDPMSPEQLIEQRYQKFRRMGSFFTE; this is encoded by the coding sequence ATGAGCGATTCTTCGCAGGCCCGGATTAGCGATATCGAGCGCGAGATCTCGCAGCTCCAGCTCACCTCGACTGGTGCGCAGGCGCAACTCGCCGATCTTGAGGCTGAATTGAAGGCGCTGCGCGGCGAACAGGGCGTCAATGTGGCTTGGCAGCGAGTCCAACTCGCTCGTCATCCCAAGCGGCCGCATGCGCTGGACTACATCAACAGGCTGGTGCCGGATTTCACTGAGATTCACGGCGATCGCTTCTACGGCGAGGATGCCGCCATCGTGGCGGGCTTCGGCACGATGCTCGGCGGGCACGCGGTAATGATGGTCGGCCTGCAGAAGGGTCGGGATACCAAGCAGAAACTCATCCGCAACTTTGGCATGCCCAAGCCCGAAGGCTATCGCAAGGCGATGCGCGCGATGGCGATGGCTTCCAAGTTCCGTCGTCCGATCATTACGTTCCTCGATACCCCGGGGGCCTATCCTGGCATTGACGCGGAAGAGCGTGGGCAGGCCGAGGCCATCGCCTACAACCTGCGTGAGATGACGCGCCTCGAGTCGCCTATCATCGTGGTGGTGATCGGTGAAGGTGGCAGCGGCGGAGCACTGGCGCTGGGCGTGGGCAACCGTGTGTTCATGCTGGAAAACGCCGTGTATAGCGTGATCTCACCCGAGAGCTGCGCGGCCATTATTTATCGTGACTCCACGAAGGGCGCCCTGGCGTCGGCGGCCCTGAAGATCACGGCCAGCGATCTCGTGCGGCAGGGCCTCATCGATGGCATCATCCCCGAGCCCAACGGCGGCGCGCAGGATGACTATGACCGCGCCGCGCAGTATCTACACCAGACCCTGGTGGCAGCCATTGACGAACTGGATCCAATGAGTCCCGAGCAGTTGATTGAACAGCGGTACCAGAAATTCCGGCGCATGGGAAGCTTCTTCACGGAGTAA
- the greA gene encoding transcription elongation factor GreA — MEELIKKLQAEITALEYELRNELPKEILKARAHGDLKENAEFHAAKERQRYVDARLSQLKKRLMDFSLIDMSKIPRDRVGLGSTVVVLDLDKEEEVSYKIVASEESDAAKRMISTSSPIGRGLLGKQVGDEVAIPSPGGVRKMEILKLTTIHDAVE, encoded by the coding sequence ATGGAGGAATTGATCAAGAAACTGCAGGCGGAGATTACGGCGCTCGAGTATGAGCTCCGGAATGAGCTGCCCAAGGAGATTCTGAAGGCGCGCGCGCACGGTGATTTGAAGGAGAACGCCGAGTTTCACGCGGCGAAAGAGCGCCAACGCTATGTCGATGCCCGTCTATCCCAGTTGAAGAAGCGGCTGATGGACTTCTCCCTCATCGACATGTCGAAGATACCGCGTGACCGGGTGGGTCTCGGGTCCACGGTTGTGGTGCTGGATCTCGATAAGGAAGAAGAAGTTAGCTACAAGATTGTGGCCAGCGAGGAGTCGGACGCGGCAAAGCGCATGATCTCCACGAGTTCGCCCATCGGGCGCGGGCTGCTGGGCAAACAGGTTGGTGATGAAGTGGCGATTCCCAGCCCCGGTGGGGTGCGGAAGATGGAAATCCTGAAACTGACGACGATCCACGACGCAGTTGAGTAG
- a CDS encoding holo-[acyl-carrier-protein] synthase, producing MIVGTGIDLAEVDRIKASIERYGDRFLNRVYTERERAYVARKANKYERYAARFAAKEAGMKAIGTGWRHGITWQDFEVTNLPSGRPTISFHGVAKEIAEKLGVKHAHLSLTHTAQYGQAFLILED from the coding sequence ATGATCGTGGGCACAGGAATCGACCTGGCGGAAGTCGATCGGATCAAGGCCTCCATCGAGCGCTATGGAGATCGTTTTCTCAATCGGGTCTACACCGAGCGCGAGCGCGCCTATGTGGCCCGCAAGGCGAACAAGTACGAACGCTATGCCGCTCGCTTCGCCGCCAAGGAAGCTGGGATGAAGGCGATTGGGACGGGTTGGCGCCACGGCATCACCTGGCAGGACTTCGAGGTGACGAATCTGCCTTCCGGCCGCCCGACCATCTCATTTCACGGTGTCGCGAAAGAGATTGCGGAAAAACTGGGCGTCAAGCATGCCCACCTTTCCCTGACGCACACCGCACAATACGGACAGGCGTTTCTGATTCTCGAGGACTAA
- a CDS encoding M14 family zinc carboxypeptidase produces MRKLLVSLSLLTCALSAQQAEFWPGTQYDQAIPTVEKVLGYAIGTRIAPPADIVKYFEALAAAAPARIQVHDYARTWEGRRLIYAVVSSEENIRNLETIKANQLKLADPRKTPAAEAKQLMATMPAILSLSYGVHGNEISSPDAAMMTAYHLLAARGDQMIDNVLKHVVVVIDPSQNPDGRERFVQNFQVNLGLLPDENPVAAERAEPWPGGRTNHYFFDMNRDWHAITQPETRGRIQYLRQFLPLVQVDLHEMGGNSSYFFTPGSLPYNPNLTQDQKTQMNWFGKNDAKWFDKFGWPYFTREVYDEFYPGYGASWPWFYGGMGMTYENASVRGLVLRRSDDALYTFQESVKKHFVASIATCETALDYREKLLDSFYRYQVTAIEEGQKEAVKEFILPRRGDAGAVDKLAHILAEHGIEVRQAKAAFKNGGKDYGEGSYSVILAQPRKRFIHALLDPNTPMEPDFLKEQERRRKKKLPDQIYDVTGWNLPMSFGVECIGAAEVSQGSFEPVSGVYTPHGSVSGRAEVAYLVPWGTQAAGRFLTAALRADLRVLTANKAFTQSGRKYPSGTLIVMVKQNAATVHEKVATIATASGADVVATNTGWVDDGVNFGSGNVGAVKKPAIAMVWDSPTSSASAGQTRFVLERQFGYPVSVIRSSSFGTVDFGKFQVLILPSGGYAGAFSPAVTDRIKNWVRGGGVLVGLGAAVTYLSSPQVGLLGVAQEGLAPDTGRPADAAKPSPTGGSASAARPATDSTAAAGPPSATAPTGPAPGKIFNTLADYEKAIQAERELPDAVAGVLVRAKVDPETWITAGLPETLYVLVDGRAIYSPAKLDRGSNPILYAGPNELVASGYLWEENRKQLAYKPFLTMQGEGRGMIVGFTSDPNFRAYMDGLNVAFLNAVFRYTGGGVRGGSEQEQEQQQ; encoded by the coding sequence ATGCGGAAGCTATTGGTCTCGCTCTCTCTCCTCACCTGTGCCTTGTCTGCGCAACAAGCTGAATTCTGGCCCGGCACACAGTATGACCAAGCCATACCGACCGTGGAGAAGGTGCTGGGCTATGCGATAGGCACCCGCATCGCTCCGCCGGCCGATATCGTGAAGTACTTTGAGGCCTTGGCCGCGGCTGCTCCGGCACGCATCCAGGTTCACGACTACGCAAGAACGTGGGAAGGCCGACGGCTGATCTATGCCGTGGTCTCGAGTGAAGAGAACATCCGCAATCTGGAGACGATCAAGGCGAATCAGCTCAAGTTGGCCGATCCGCGCAAAACACCCGCGGCCGAAGCAAAGCAACTGATGGCCACGATGCCGGCGATCCTCAGTCTTTCCTACGGCGTTCATGGCAACGAGATCTCATCGCCCGACGCGGCCATGATGACGGCGTACCATCTGTTGGCGGCGCGCGGCGATCAGATGATCGACAACGTGCTCAAGCATGTCGTGGTGGTCATCGATCCGTCGCAGAATCCGGATGGCCGCGAGAGATTTGTTCAGAACTTCCAGGTGAACCTGGGGCTGCTTCCGGATGAGAACCCCGTGGCCGCGGAACGTGCGGAACCGTGGCCCGGCGGCCGGACCAACCACTACTTCTTCGACATGAACCGTGACTGGCATGCGATCACCCAACCGGAGACGCGTGGCCGCATCCAGTATCTGCGCCAGTTTCTGCCTTTGGTCCAGGTGGACCTGCACGAGATGGGCGGCAATTCCAGCTACTTCTTCACGCCTGGCTCGCTGCCCTATAACCCGAACCTGACGCAGGATCAGAAGACCCAGATGAACTGGTTTGGAAAGAACGACGCCAAGTGGTTCGACAAGTTCGGCTGGCCGTACTTCACGCGCGAGGTGTACGACGAGTTCTACCCCGGCTACGGCGCCTCGTGGCCGTGGTTCTACGGCGGCATGGGCATGACCTACGAGAACGCCTCCGTACGCGGACTAGTGCTTCGGCGGTCCGACGATGCTCTGTACACCTTCCAGGAGAGCGTGAAGAAGCACTTTGTGGCCTCCATCGCAACCTGTGAAACGGCTTTGGACTACCGCGAAAAGCTCTTGGACAGCTTCTACCGCTACCAGGTGACGGCGATTGAAGAGGGACAGAAGGAAGCCGTGAAGGAGTTCATCCTGCCGCGGCGAGGAGATGCGGGCGCCGTCGACAAGTTGGCCCACATCCTGGCGGAACACGGCATTGAAGTGCGCCAGGCGAAGGCGGCCTTCAAAAACGGCGGCAAGGACTACGGGGAAGGGTCGTACAGCGTGATTCTGGCCCAGCCCCGCAAGCGGTTCATCCATGCCTTGCTGGATCCGAACACGCCGATGGAGCCCGACTTCCTGAAAGAGCAGGAGCGCCGGCGCAAGAAGAAACTGCCTGATCAGATCTATGACGTGACCGGCTGGAATCTGCCCATGTCCTTCGGCGTCGAGTGCATCGGCGCGGCCGAAGTCTCGCAAGGCTCCTTCGAGCCCGTCTCGGGTGTCTACACACCTCACGGGTCCGTCTCGGGTCGCGCCGAGGTCGCCTATCTGGTCCCATGGGGGACGCAGGCGGCAGGGCGCTTCCTTACCGCTGCACTGCGTGCGGACCTGCGTGTGCTCACCGCCAACAAAGCTTTCACACAGTCCGGCCGCAAGTACCCTTCCGGTACGCTCATCGTGATGGTGAAGCAGAATGCCGCGACGGTTCACGAGAAGGTTGCCACGATCGCCACGGCTAGTGGAGCCGACGTGGTGGCCACCAACACCGGTTGGGTGGACGACGGCGTCAACTTCGGCAGCGGCAATGTCGGCGCGGTGAAGAAGCCTGCTATCGCCATGGTGTGGGACTCGCCCACCTCCTCGGCATCGGCCGGACAAACGCGCTTTGTGCTTGAGCGGCAATTCGGCTATCCGGTCAGTGTGATTCGCAGTTCCAGCTTCGGCACGGTGGATTTCGGGAAGTTCCAAGTGTTGATCCTCCCCAGCGGGGGCTATGCCGGAGCCTTCTCACCCGCGGTCACCGACCGCATCAAGAACTGGGTGCGTGGCGGCGGAGTGCTGGTGGGCCTGGGTGCGGCCGTGACCTACCTCTCCAGTCCGCAGGTGGGGCTGTTGGGTGTCGCGCAGGAAGGATTGGCGCCAGACACGGGCCGGCCCGCTGATGCGGCCAAACCGTCGCCCACAGGTGGCTCAGCCTCCGCCGCCCGCCCAGCCACGGACTCAACTGCGGCGGCGGGGCCCCCTTCAGCCACGGCCCCAACGGGCCCGGCGCCCGGGAAGATCTTCAACACGCTGGCCGACTACGAGAAAGCGATTCAGGCCGAGCGTGAGTTGCCGGATGCCGTGGCGGGCGTCCTGGTGCGCGCCAAGGTGGATCCCGAGACCTGGATCACCGCTGGCCTGCCTGAGACGCTCTACGTTCTCGTGGATGGGCGCGCGATCTATTCGCCCGCGAAGCTGGATCGCGGATCGAACCCAATTCTGTACGCAGGACCGAACGAGCTCGTCGCCTCCGGCTATCTGTGGGAGGAGAACCGCAAGCAACTCGCATATAAGCCGTTTCTGACGATGCAGGGCGAAGGCCGCGGGATGATCGTGGGTTTCACTTCGGACCCCAACTTCCGGGCCTATATGGACGGGCTGAACGTCGCATTCCTCAACGCCGTTTTCCGTTATACCGGCGGTGGTGTGCGTGGAGGCTCGGAACAGGAACAGGAGCAGCAACAATGA
- a CDS encoding CDP-alcohol phosphatidyltransferase family protein, whose product MTYTRAIGIGAGKILYWIVRMLALSRIHPNVLTFIGLLINIYAAVLLASGKFFYAGLVIISAGLFDMVDGRVARETKQVTRFGAFFDSVVDRYSDLALLMGLLVYYANINRNFYVVLTAVVMTASVMISYTRSRAENVIPSCKAGFLERPERIVLLIIGALFDRMAPVLWVIAVLGNITVIHRMMHTWDVTKAMDLAQAAEHSKASKEMPAGTAAN is encoded by the coding sequence ATGACCTATACCCGCGCGATCGGCATTGGAGCGGGCAAGATTCTGTACTGGATAGTGCGCATGTTGGCGCTATCCCGCATTCACCCCAACGTACTGACGTTCATTGGGCTCCTGATCAATATCTACGCAGCCGTATTGCTGGCCTCCGGCAAGTTTTTCTACGCCGGCCTTGTCATCATCAGCGCCGGACTTTTCGATATGGTGGACGGTCGCGTAGCGCGCGAGACCAAGCAGGTCACGCGCTTCGGCGCGTTCTTCGATTCCGTGGTCGACCGCTACTCGGATCTGGCCCTGTTGATGGGCCTGCTCGTCTACTATGCCAACATCAATCGCAATTTTTACGTCGTTCTCACCGCTGTGGTGATGACGGCTTCGGTGATGATCAGCTATACCCGGTCCCGAGCTGAGAACGTGATCCCGTCCTGCAAAGCCGGCTTCCTGGAGCGTCCCGAACGGATCGTCCTGCTCATCATTGGAGCCCTGTTTGACCGCATGGCGCCCGTCCTATGGGTGATCGCCGTTCTGGGCAACATCACGGTGATCCACCGCATGATGCACACCTGGGATGTCACCAAGGCGATGGATTTGGCACAGGCGGCTGAACACTCCAAAGCCTCGAAGGAAATGCCGGCCGGCACGGCTGCCAACTGA
- a CDS encoding transposase, with protein sequence MKKPSLRGLKYYAAKRLGLHSYFHDCGDGRQQPRIAAHDLLWAILAGHSLRQTSFHAIEALVHSSSCREFGVLHRFGDDTLSYFTERLAPEPTRMALVGMLRRAKRNKAFDAVARIGLAIDGTTVGRCSAQGCANCRPYRNSAGEIAGYRHHLAMISVVGTGLSLPFDVEPYGPKDSEYAAGQRLLKRTIPALGARFADYLVVDAGFATSTFLHAADEAGIPVVARLKGNLHELMVSVERCFGTSPPDRVLQDGKDRVELWDDDRFDPWETLQWDTVRVVRYRQTKPDGTVVRADWLTNLTPRQANSLAIYKMAKSRWEIENEGFNDCKSRQGFEHICHHHANSLLIGWLLTLVALVVLRLYRLRYLHRGTHPVLSAIDLVRSFWLSLGQKRAIDTG encoded by the coding sequence ATGAAAAAGCCGTCGCTCCGTGGCCTGAAATACTATGCGGCCAAGCGGCTTGGCCTTCACTCCTACTTCCACGACTGCGGGGATGGCCGCCAGCAGCCACGCATAGCCGCTCACGACCTGTTGTGGGCGATTCTGGCTGGCCACAGTCTGCGCCAGACCAGTTTCCACGCCATCGAGGCACTTGTACACTCATCGTCCTGCCGGGAATTCGGCGTGCTCCATCGGTTTGGCGACGACACCCTGAGCTACTTCACGGAACGACTCGCGCCGGAGCCGACACGAATGGCCTTAGTGGGCATGCTGCGGCGGGCGAAAAGAAACAAGGCCTTTGACGCCGTCGCCAGAATTGGACTCGCCATCGATGGCACCACCGTCGGCCGTTGCAGCGCTCAGGGGTGTGCCAATTGCCGCCCCTACCGCAATAGCGCGGGAGAAATCGCCGGATACCGCCACCATCTGGCTATGATCAGTGTCGTCGGAACGGGCCTGTCGTTGCCTTTCGACGTGGAACCGTACGGTCCAAAAGACAGTGAGTACGCAGCCGGACAGCGGCTCCTCAAGCGCACCATCCCCGCCCTCGGCGCTCGCTTTGCCGACTATCTCGTCGTCGATGCCGGATTTGCGACCAGCACCTTCCTGCATGCCGCCGACGAGGCGGGAATCCCCGTTGTGGCAAGGCTCAAAGGGAATCTGCACGAGCTGATGGTCTCGGTTGAACGATGCTTCGGCACCAGCCCGCCGGATCGTGTTTTGCAGGACGGAAAAGATCGAGTGGAACTGTGGGATGACGACCGCTTCGATCCATGGGAGACCCTCCAGTGGGACACGGTCCGGGTTGTGCGCTATCGCCAAACCAAACCCGATGGCACGGTGGTGCGAGCCGATTGGCTGACCAATCTGACGCCCCGGCAGGCAAACAGTCTCGCCATCTACAAGATGGCGAAGAGCCGGTGGGAGATCGAAAACGAAGGTTTCAACGACTGCAAGTCCAGGCAGGGATTCGAACACATCTGCCACCATCACGCCAACAGCCTACTGATCGGCTGGCTGCTGACCCTGGTTGCCCTCGTCGTGCTGAGACTATACCGACTGCGCTACCTGCATCGCGGCACGCATCCGGTCCTCAGCGCCATCGACCTGGTCCGGAGTTTCTGGCTGTCTCTCGGCCAAAAACGAGCCATTGATACAGGGTAG